AATAAACATCATACTAATCGTCGAAATAATAACAAATGCACTTAAATAAACAAAAAGAGTAAGTACAAAAGGTTCCCACGAGAAGTACAATGGCAATGCCGATAAATTCAAAATTTCTCGCACAATCATAAAGAAAAAATTCGAAAAAGCAAAACCAAAAACGATGCCCAACAAACACGAAAACAGCCCGATTGTCATCGTTTCAATGAAAATTAACTTTCCAAGCTGATGCCGACTCATGCCGAGCTGTAGTAATATTGCAAATTCCTTCGAACGTGCTTCTAAAAATGCACGCAACGAATAGTAAATAAAAAACCATGAAAATAACACGAGTATAATTTCCGCAAAAACCATGCCCGCAATCGAGACTTCTCCTAAAAAGCCACTTTCAATTTCAGGGTGAAACATGAGCATTGAGTAAATAAAAAAAACAAACACACTAAAAAAGGTGGCCATAAAAAACGCCGCATAATTTCGGAAATTGCGGAAAACGTTACGGTAAGCGAATTGAAGAAAAGTCACCAACATGTCCCCCTAGTAGGCTTAATACATTTAAAATGCGTTGGAAAAACGTTTGCCGACGGTCATCCTTATAGATTTCATTGAAAAATTCACCATCTTTTATAAAAATGACACGGTCACAATAACTAGCAGCGATCGGATCATGCGTCACCATTAATATGGTCGTCTTGTTTTCTTTATTCATTTTTACAAGTAGCTCTAACACTTCACGAGATGCATTGGAATCTAAATTCCCTGTAGGCTCATCTGCTAAAACGAGCATGGGATCATGGATAAGTGCACGTGCAATTGCTGTACGCTGCGCCTGCCCACCTGATATTTCATTTGGACGCTTATGCAAAATTTGCGTTAAATCTAGCTTATCACTTAAAAATGCAAGACGTTCTTCCATCACTTTAATTGGCTGTTCATCAAGCGTTAATGGCAAAATAATATTTTCCTCCACCGTTAACGTTGGCAATAAATTGAATTCTTGAAACACAAAACCTAACTGCCTACGGCGAAAATAAGCCAGTTCCTCACTAGAAAATTTTTGTGGTTTCATGCCATCAAAAACGACTTCACCCGAAGTTGGTACATCAATCATCGACACAACATTCATAAGCGTTGTTTTCCCACTACCAGATGGTCCCATAATGGCAATAAACTCACCCTTTTCAACCTCAAAACTTAACTGATTAAGTGCACGGTTTGTTACTTTACCCTCATAAACTTTCGTCACTTCATGTATTTGTAAGATTGACATAATTACTCCTTCATACTTAAACTTCCATTTTCACTTCTAGTACCCAAGGCAGCACTACTTCAAAGCTAATTTCAATGATTGAACCTATCATTACGATAGGTACCATATCAAATTCAGATGTTAACGAAAAACAATGTGTATCCAATACGATATCCCACGCATCTAGTTCCCCTTCAATCACTTCACCGATAATATGATATTTACCTGAATACATTACCGCTGTATTGTTATTAACTTGAAGGCTCTCTAACTGACTTGGCTTAGCTAGGTCAATTCCTAGTTTATTTGCAAACTCAAGTACAACTGGACCCATATGATTTTCACATGCTTCAACAAAATTACGACACTCTTCACTCATACAAAGGTAGCTATTGAATTCAACCGCCATTTTCGTATTTTCTATATCTATCGCTAATAGCCAATCTTCTATTTGTACCATCGCGCTCCTCCTAGGATTGAAAAATCACTTCGATTTGAGTTCCTATTCCTACCTCTGATGTAATTACAAGTTGATGTCCGAGTCTATCACAAATTTCCTTTGCAATATAGAGCCCCATACCAGTAGACTCTCCTGTTTTGCGCCCATTTTCGCCTGTATAAAAAGCCTTTGTCACACGCGAAAGGTCAGCCATTGGAATGCCGATACCTTCATCACGAATAATTAGATGAATATGATGCTCTATTTTTTTAGCTGAAATAAAAATTTTTTTATTTGGCTCAAATGTATATTTCACGGCATTTGTGATGAACTGCTCTAAAAGAAAGCGCAACCACTTCAAATCACTCATGACGACAATCGCCTCATCTACATCCACTTCAGGAAACACACGATTCGCGATAAATAAACGCTTATTGTCATTTACTGCTGTCATTACTGCTGATTTTAATGGAATTTGCACGATTTGCATATCGTCGGAAAAGTTTTCTAGCCTTGCATGCATAAGTACCATCTCTAACCCACGTTTTAATCGTTCGACTTCTTCTTGTACACTTTTTTTATCTAGTTCTTCTTCCTGCTGTAAAAGTAGCTCTAAAATGGATACAGGGGTTTTCATTTGATGTACCCACTGATTCATAAATTTATATTGCCTTGATTGTGTCGCATATAACGTTTGTACTTCATGCTGATAAATTTTATAGAGCTCTGATAAATACTGTTCTGTAATGGCGTACTCAGATGTTTTTGAATCTTTTTGCAGCGCATCCTCCATCCTTACCGGTAACTCTACAATTTTTGCTAAATATCTGCGACGTAGCATATAGCGCACCACTAAAAACGATGTAATTAATAACATACTAATCGCAATAACATAAATGGCCGTACTTACATTTCTTAAGCCATCCAACCAAAAAAGCACAAGTAAAAATGCTATTAATACCATTTGAAATAAAATATAGGAAATATGCTCTCTTATAAATAACTTTATAGCCACTACATTTCCTCCGCGCTTAAAAGAAAGCGATATCCAGCCCCACGCACAGTTTCAATGCTTGATATTATTCCGTAATCTGCTAGCTTTTTGCGCACACGCGTCATATTAACATTCAGCGTATTTTCATCAACAAACGCTTGATCATCCCACAGCTCTTCCAATAACTGATCTCGC
This portion of the Solibacillus daqui genome encodes:
- a CDS encoding ABC transporter ATP-binding protein, whose amino-acid sequence is MSILQIHEVTKVYEGKVTNRALNQLSFEVEKGEFIAIMGPSGSGKTTLMNVVSMIDVPTSGEVVFDGMKPQKFSSEELAYFRRRQLGFVFQEFNLLPTLTVEENIILPLTLDEQPIKVMEERLAFLSDKLDLTQILHKRPNEISGGQAQRTAIARALIHDPMLVLADEPTGNLDSNASREVLELLVKMNKENKTTILMVTHDPIAASYCDRVIFIKDGEFFNEIYKDDRRQTFFQRILNVLSLLGGHVGDFSSIRLP
- a CDS encoding sensor histidine kinase, yielding MAIKLFIREHISYILFQMVLIAFLLVLFWLDGLRNVSTAIYVIAISMLLITSFLVVRYMLRRRYLAKIVELPVRMEDALQKDSKTSEYAITEQYLSELYKIYQHEVQTLYATQSRQYKFMNQWVHQMKTPVSILELLLQQEEELDKKSVQEEVERLKRGLEMVLMHARLENFSDDMQIVQIPLKSAVMTAVNDNKRLFIANRVFPEVDVDEAIVVMSDLKWLRFLLEQFITNAVKYTFEPNKKIFISAKKIEHHIHLIIRDEGIGIPMADLSRVTKAFYTGENGRKTGESTGMGLYIAKEICDRLGHQLVITSEVGIGTQIEVIFQS